Proteins from a single region of Gambusia affinis linkage group LG12, SWU_Gaff_1.0, whole genome shotgun sequence:
- the LOC122840890 gene encoding trichohyalin-like: protein MFQLFQSYRNKMMVPQARRGVQQNPRGSFPSAHQDILDEEIQRQNSCLEMENARLEDNQSMADLEAELEEMELKLKQQEALRERLLKEAEEAKRELEKLEREEREKREDKSSDPAVLHAAVIAPKFHENVKYMKKKSLQEEYEELKVTHLLSQEAFLAEVQAERKKSEALQEELNQLQTSYKELSSKYEAEVTLVRQEAESQKFYEVRLREEQRLLENLRAEKDKMFQDMSQKVAVLQDSETLLKEELYQLKNSYDKLNCNYQSEISGLKQDINNLRAEKEELFQTMSREITIRQKREEQMLHELHQVHISYEELKSRYETDTMHLKQQVETYQEEMKQERKALLDKSEEDKALLDNLRAEYAVLQKNTTTEIKFLLEKERNAQAELENVEGLYQELNCWYETYDTALKQQAEQHQQEISGVKTDLEGAKEDLLQPDTLRDEKDDFQPKPITVSKEMEEDSQSQVDPVKASSPKVSSEELSGEPLSDCSTDPEPTNETKIVAKTVLEELDHPDTQTKWDGKKKKSKISIWKKVRNMLRLKKTKQ, encoded by the coding sequence ATGTTTCAACTATTTCAGAGTTACCGCAACAAAATGATGGTACCCCAGGCGAGAAGGGGAGTCCAGCAAAACCCCCGAGGCAGCTTCCCTTCTGCACACCAGGATATCTTAGATGAGGAAATCCAAAGACAGAACTCCTGCCTGGAAATGGAGAACGCCAGGTTAGAAGACAACCAAAGCATGGCCGACCTGGAGGCCGAGCTGGAAGAGATGGAGCTAAAGTTAAAACAGCAGGAAGCTCtcagagaaaggcttctcaaaGAGGCCGAAGAGGCAAAGAGGGAACTAGAGAAActagagagagaagagagagaaaagagagaagacaAGTCCAGTGATCCAGCAGTCCTTCACGCTGCGGTCATTGCTCCCAAGTTTCATGAGAAtgtgaaatacatgaaaaagaaGTCCTTGCAAGAAGAATATGAGGAGTTAAAGGTGACCCACCTCCTCAGCCAGGAAGCATTTTTAGCTGAAGTACaggctgagagaaaaaaaagtgaggcCCTCCAAGAAGAACTGAATCAACTCCAGACTTCATACAAGGAGCTGAGCTCCAAGTATGAAGCCGAAGTTACACTAGTGAGGCAGGAGGCCGAGTCACAAAAGTTTTATGAAGTAAGGCTGAGGGAGGAACAACGGCTGCTGGAGAATCTGAGAgctgaaaaggacaaaatgtttcaagataTGTCACAAAAGGTCGCAGTCCTGCAAGACAGCGAGACACTTTTGAAGGAAGAATTGTATCAGCTCAAAAATTCATATGACAAACTCAACTGCAACTATCAAAGCGAAATTTCAGGACTAAAACAAGACATCAATAACCTGagagcagagaaggaggagctcttCCAAACAATGTCTAGAGAAATTACAATCCGGCAAAAGAGGGAGGAGCAGATGCTCCATGAACTGCATCAGGTTCACATTTCATACGAAGAGCTAAAAAGCAGGTATGAAACAGACACTATGCATTTGAAGCAGCAGGTTGAAACATACCAGGAAGAGATGAAGCAGGAGAGAAAAGCTCTTCTAGACAAATCAGAGGAGGACAAGGCACTTCTGGACAACCTGAGAGCCGAATATGCCGTCCTCCAAAAGAACACAACAACAGAGATCAAATTCCTGctggagaaggaaagaaatgccCAGGCTGAGCTGGAGAATGTTGAAGGTTTGTACCAGGAGTTAAACTGTTGGTATGAAACCTATGACACTGCACTCAAACAACAAGCAGAACAACACCAGCAGGAGATTAGTGGtgtgaaaactgatttggagGGAGCAAAGGAGGATCTTCTGCAGCCCGACACGCTGAGAGACGAGAAAGACGATTTCCAACCAAAACCCATCACAGTTTCcaaagagatggaggaagacTCACAGAGCCAAGTGGACCCAGTTAAAGCCTCGAGTCCAAAGGTTTCATCAGAGGAACTCTCAGGAGAACCTTTATCAGATTGTTCAACGGATCCAGAACCCACAAATGAGACCAAGATCGTTGCAAAAACCGTCCTGGAGGAATTGGATCATCCAGACACTCAAACCAAGTGGGacggcaaaaagaaaaaatctaaaatttcaaTTTGGAAAAAGGTACGAAACATGCTGcgattgaaaaaaacaaaacagtga